In Phenylobacterium hankyongense, the sequence CCCGGTTCAACTTGCCGACCACGTGGTCGTGGAAGAATTCCGAGATGAAGGCGACCTTGATCCGGCCGGTCGGCGGGCTCCAGCCGCGCAGACGTGGCGACTGGTAGTCGAGCCCGGGGTTCTTCCGGCGCAGGACCGCGCTGGTCTGCTCCAGCAGCGCCCGGTCGTCGAGCCCGTGGTACGACAGCGGAAACCAAGGAAGATTGTTCGGCTCGGTGTCGAAGGCGTAGGTCGCCGGGCTGGAGCCGAACCGCGTCAGATCCGCCTGGTAGGCCGATCGCTCCTGTAGGATCTGCTCCCACGACATCGGGAAGGTGCTCACCATCAGGTGCGCCTGCATGGCCGCCGACAGCGTGCCGTCGATCCGCGCCGCCGCCAGGTAGCAGGCCTTGGCCTCGGCGATCCGGTCGTGGCTCTTCAGCAGGTTGCCGAGGTTGCGCAGGGCGCCGGGATTTTCCGGATCGAGCGCCAGCGCCTGGCGGAACGCCGCCTCGGCCTCCGCATCGCGTTCCAGCTTGCGCACTGCGACGCCGAGGTTGGTTAGCGCCTCCACCTGGCGGGGGTCGAGCACCAGCGCCTGGCGCAGCACGATTTCGGCGTCGGCCGCGCGGCCCTTCTGCAGCATCAGGGCGGCGCCCAGGTCGGCGTGCAGCCGGGCCTCGGCCGGCGCCGTCTCCAGCGCCCGCCGCAGCCGGGCCTCGGCCGCCGCGTAATGGCCCTCGGCGATCAGGCTCAGCCCCCAGGCGTGGTTCAGCCGCAGCGCCAGCGCCGCGACCCTCGGGCTGCCCCCGCTCCCGTCCTGGGACTGCCCATCCCGCGTTTGGCGGTCGGTGAGCAGGTCCTCGGCCTGCTTGAACTGGCCGGCCTCCACCAGCGCCAGCCCATAGGTGACCCAGTTCTCCGTCCCGGCGCCGCGGCCGGCGGCGATCGCCAGGTGCGACAGCGCCTCGGCTACCCGCTTGCGCTGCAGGCACAGGGCGCCGAGGTTGTGCCGCGCCCGCACGTGGCCGGGATCGGCCGCCAGCGCCTCGCCGTAGAGCCGCTCGGCCTCGTCGAGCCGCTGCGCGCGGTGCGCCTCCAGCGCCTGGTCAAAGGACGCCTGCCCGGCGTCCGCGCGGGACGGCGTCGAGGAGGGGGCGGGACCTTCGGACATCAAACGCCTCTAGCAGGGCGCGGCTGGAAGTTCGAGCCTCGCGGCGAGGTTTCTTGCCGTGATCGTAGGCATACGACCCGGCGGACCTCATCGCGCTTGACGCCTTGTCGCTGAGTCGAAGTAAGCTTCACCTTAGCCGCCGTCGGGGCG encodes:
- a CDS encoding tetratricopeptide repeat protein — protein: MSEGPAPSSTPSRADAGQASFDQALEAHRAQRLDEAERLYGEALAADPGHVRARHNLGALCLQRKRVAEALSHLAIAAGRGAGTENWVTYGLALVEAGQFKQAEDLLTDRQTRDGQSQDGSGGSPRVAALALRLNHAWGLSLIAEGHYAAAEARLRRALETAPAEARLHADLGAALMLQKGRAADAEIVLRQALVLDPRQVEALTNLGVAVRKLERDAEAEAAFRQALALDPENPGALRNLGNLLKSHDRIAEAKACYLAAARIDGTLSAAMQAHLMVSTFPMSWEQILQERSAYQADLTRFGSSPATYAFDTEPNNLPWFPLSYHGLDDRALLEQTSAVLRRKNPGLDYQSPRLRGWSPPTGRIKVAFISEFFHDHVVGKLNRGFIENLDRSRFEVALVHLFHSKQDGFRALLDRAADVSITLGESLEEQRRQLEALAPDVAFFADIGMSGEAYYLAHSRLAPVQATSWGHPNTTGVDTMDYFVSAASLEPDDGPAAYVERLALLGRLPTCYPAPSLGDASLSRADLGLPASGVLYGCPQSFFKIHPAFDQVLADIAQGDPDGHIVLLDPAKPHWTELLKTRWRAHHPALLERVRFLPRMPTGRFVAHLGLIDVLLDPIHFGSGNTLFEPMLHGTPIVTWPGRFARGRIVAGAYRQMGIADAPVAERLEDYAPLALALGRDPARRARLRTALRSAAQAELFNDLKAVRDFETFLSAAVAAAGRGERLASGWRADPAAA